The following proteins are encoded in a genomic region of Triticum dicoccoides isolate Atlit2015 ecotype Zavitan chromosome 1B, WEW_v2.0, whole genome shotgun sequence:
- the LOC119331282 gene encoding uncharacterized protein LOC119331282 translates to MTSLSITVMTLNLHEGNQPGESPNSWEKRRDICVSVITSYSPTILCTQQGLRCQLDYLQQCLPGYEQFGISRKGSQDTTDEYCTIFYEKEKVELTEGGTFWLSESPSVPGSISWGATAPCIATWATFQLKRVEPPGFSFQIVNTNLDEDSPRARRRSALLTWQHIASLPPNLPVIYCGGFNTQKESMTGRFLLGRSREHGVVGDMRDAWPNARVRKNVSLIHTYHGFKGEKQGAVEFLKLVFRALCLCWDRQTQDLHIDWILFRGRPLVPALCEVINDNIDGVYPSSHFPIFAEFLLPRSVRLAEMPS, encoded by the exons ATGACCAGCCTGTCCATCACGGTGATGACGCTGAACCTGCACGAGGGGAATCAACCGGGCGAGAGCCCTAACAGCTGGGAGAAGCGCCGCGACATCTGCGTCAGCGTCATCACCAGTTACTCCCCCACCATCCTCTGCACCCAGCAAG GGTTGAGGTGCCAGCTGGACTACCTACAGCAATGCCTGCCTG GTTATGAGCAATTTGGCATTTCAAGAAAAGGTTCACAGGACACCACTGATGAATATTGCACAATATTCTACGAAAAGGAGAAG GTGGAGCTTACAGAAGGTGGCACCTTCTGGTTATCAGAATCTCCATCAGTGCCAGGAAGCATTTCATGGGGAGCAACTGCACCATGCATTGCTACATGGGCA ACGTTTCAACTCAAAAGAGTAGAACCACCTGGGTTCAGTTTCCAGATTGTAAATACAAatcttgatgaagatagccctcgtgCTCGTAGACGAAGTGCTTTGCTTACGTGGCAGCATATAGCTTCTTTGCCACCCAACTTGCCTGTGATCTATTGTGGGGGCTTCAACACACAAAAGGAATCTATGACGGGACGTTTTTTGCTCGGCAGATCTAG GGAACATGGTGTTGTGGGTGATATGAGAGATGCTTGGCCAAATGCTCGTGTGCGCAAAAATGTTTCACTGATACACACATATCATGGATTTAAAG GGGAAAAACAAGGTGCGGTAGAATTCCTAAAATTAGTATTCAGAGCTCTTTGTCTCTGCTGGGACAGACAAACCCAGGACTTGCATATTGACTGGATACTGTTTAGAGGACGCCCACTGGTTCCTGCATTATGCGAAGTCATAAATGACAATATAGATGGTGTTTATCCATCATCACATTTTCCCATCTTTGCTGAGTTTTTACTTCCACGCTCAGTTCGCCTAGCCGAGATGCCTTCATAG